The following proteins are encoded in a genomic region of Cryptococcus neoformans var. neoformans JEC21 chromosome 2 sequence:
- a CDS encoding seryl-tRNA synthetase, putative, with protein sequence MYTAAREMSRTKQIGIAARRFSTCPPLFAPVLPQTTLPKPRFDYTKLLSDPSLTLQNAQLRAFPLVTNHLSELSSLRDTQRELLQKLNATRARQKELGNSIKKLKGLEVEEAKKQAKELKSLIKEFEVSLSTAESSLLDLALSLPNFSHPSTPIGPEENARTLETFGPTPIPSDPARDHVAFAQYFSLLDTSASAKTTGSSWPYLRGSLAFLEQALISYALNIANKHGFTPVIPPDVVKTDIAWRCGFQPRDQATNAAASQTYHLQPTSNSAQSLCLAGTSEIPLAGMFADMIIPEENLPQRVVGVGRAFRAEAGARGADTRGLYRVHQFTKVELFVVSGEKESESMMEEMREVQKEIVQGLGLSVRVLDMPTEELGASAHRKYDMEAWMPGRGKWGEITSTSNCTDYQSRRLSITYRPQPTSPTHAIDPSSGPLPFAHTLNGTAAAIPRLLVALLENGLQYDKTGEGDSEQVIYTGLELPKALQRFYVGSDEIGGRGRKGLIHWV encoded by the exons ATGTACACTGCAGCAAGGGAAATGTCTCGGACGAAACAAATTGGCATTGCTG CGAGGAGATTCTCCACTTGCCCACCCCTTTTTGCGCCTGTTCTTCCACAGACAACACTCCCCAAACCCCGTTTTGACTATACGAAACTGCTTTCAGACCCATCCTTAACACTACAAAACGCCCAACTACGGGCATTCCCTCTGGTTACCAACCACCTATCCGAACTTTCGTCTCTGCGCGATACTCAGCGAGAGCTTCTTCAGAAGCTCAACGCTACCAGAGCTCGTCAAAAGGAACTCGGTAATTCGATCAAGAAATTAAAAGGTCTCGAAGTCgaagaagcgaagaagcAAGCTAAAGAGCTTAAATCGTTGATTAAAGAGTTCGAAGTATCGTTATCAACAGCCGaatcatctcttctcgaCCTCGCACTTTCGCTCCCCAATTTCTCTCACCCTTCCACCCCTATTGGTCCCGAAGAAAACGCTCGCACACTTGAGACGTTTGGTCCTACGCCCATACCCTCCGACCCAGCAAGGGACCACGTCGCTTTCGCCCAATACTTCTCCCTGCTCGATACTTCAGCTTCTGCCAAAACAACGGGCTCATCATGGCCTTACCTTCGAGGTTCCCTCGCTTTCCTTGAACAAGCACTGATCAGCTATGCATTAAACATTGCTAATAAACATGGATTCACACCAGTTATACCCCCTGATGTGGTCAAGACCGATATCGCCTGGCGATGCGGTTTCCAACCCCGCGACCAAGCGACAAACGCCGCTGCCTCCCAGACGTACCACCTCCAACCCACTTCAAATTCGGCTCAGTCGCTCTGTCTTGCCGGTACTTCCGAAATTCCGTTGGCGGGGATGTTTGCAGATATGATTATACCCGAAGAAAACCTCCCCCAACGGGTTGTCGGTGTCGGTCGGGCCTTCCGAGCTGAAGCGGGTGCAAGAGGCGCAGATACGAGAGGATTGTATAGGGTGCATCAGTTTACGAAAGTTGAGTTGTTTGTGGTGAgcggggagaaggagagcgaatcgatgatggaggagatgagagaggtACAGAAGGAAATTGTGCAAGGTTTGGGGTTGAGCGTGAG GGTGTTGGATATGCCAACGGAAGAGCTGGGAGCTAGCGCGCACAGAAAATATGATATGGAAGCATGGATGCCCGGCCGAGGGAAATGGGGCGAG ATCACATCGACATCCAACTGCACGGACTACCAATCTCGTCGTCTATCCATCACTTACCGTCCCCAACCCACATCACCTACCCATGCCATCGACCCTTCCTCAGGACCATTACCGTTTGCCCATACGCTAAATGGTACAGCTGCCGCCATACCCAGATTACTTGTGGCGTTACTAGAGAACGGATTGCAGTACGATAAGACGGGCGAGGGTGATAGTGAGCAGGTGATCTATACGGGATTAGAATTGCCAAAGGCATTACAGAGATTTTATGTAGGAAGCGATGAGATTggcgggagagggagaaaggggTTAATCCATTGGGTTTGA
- a CDS encoding dehydrogenase, putative: MSVHAKSDPQIPQIMRAWTQNESNWLSITEVPIPQPKVNQVLIKVEYAAQNPTDWKHAVGQSLPGVINGCDYAGTVVKLGSQLKTPLKIGDKVAGCVHGGWSKEEGSYAEYAVIDSNMCFIVPERMKMEEAATYGVGWVTAAQTIVLRQGKAFPPGDTKVLGNPWYIIYGASTSVGLFAVPLAKALGYRVLGVCSPHSFDLVKSYGADATVDYHDQDKAIEEALKITDGGVEYALDTISQDDSFRITIKMMGKKGKQLNATLPVPDKAQKLNPNLKTEFTLMYSLFGIEFDWTPRSSEKMMISATKEDRAFGEEVYKRTPELIAKYGIKPNPIVIKGNFDDVAKGLEDLKNGKVSGEKQVIKMA, from the exons ATGTCTGTCCATGCCAAGTCTGACCCTCAAATCCCTCAGATTATGAGGGCATGGACCCAAAACGAG TCCAATTGGCTCTCAATCACCGAAGTCCCTATTCCACAGCCCAAGGTCAATCAGGTACTCATTAAGGTCGAATACGCCGCGCAG AACCCTACCGATTGGAAACATGCTGTTGGACAATCTCTTCCTGGCGTGATCAACGGCTGTGATTACGCTGGAACCGTCGTAAAACTCGGTTCTCAACTCAAGACTCCTCTGAAGATTGGCGATAAGGTTGCGGGATGTGTCCATGGTGGTTGGTCTAAGGAAGAGGGCTCTTATGCCGAGTATGCGGTTATCGACAGCAACATGTGCTTCATTGTCCCCGAAAGAAtgaaaatggaagaagccgCAACGTATGGTGTCGGCTGGGTCACTGCTGCTCAG ACTATTGTCTTGCGACAGGGCAAGGCCTTCCCTCCTGGTGATACCAAAGTGCTCGGGAACCCATGG TACATCATCTACGGCGCCTCCACTTCTGTTGGTCTCTTTGCTGTTCCTCTTGCCAAAGCTCTGGGCTATCGAGTGCTCGGAGTTTGCTCCCCTCACTCATTTGACCTCGTTAAGTCTTATGGGGCCGATGCGACTGTCGATTACCACGACCAGGACAAAGCCATTGAGGAAGCGTTGAAGATTACCGACGGTGGAGTCGAGTACGCTCTCGATACTATATCGCAGGATGATTCTTTTAGAATCACCATTAAAATGATGGGCAAGAAAGGCAAGCAACTCAACGCCACCCTTCCAGTTCCCGACAAGGCTCAAAAACTCAATCCTAACCTTAAGACCGAGTTTACTCTCATGTACTCCCTCTTTGGTATC GAATTCGATTGGACACCTCGTTCTTCTGAAAAAATGATGATTTCAGCCACCAAGGAGGACAGGGCCTTTGGTGAGGAGGTTTACAAAAGGACTCCGGAATTGATCGCCAAGTATGGCATCAAACCCAACCCTATTGTCATCAAAGGCAACTTTGACGATGTCGCTAAGGGTCTTGAAGACTTGAAG AACGGCAAGGTTTCCGGTGAGAAGCAAGTTATTAAAATGGCGTAA